Proteins encoded within one genomic window of Glycine soja cultivar W05 chromosome 1, ASM419377v2, whole genome shotgun sequence:
- the LOC114412510 gene encoding pectinesterase PPME1-like, with protein sequence MASRTICFTIQVTLVVAFLTTKVVLSDDTVPIPANKAQLGEWYNTNVGPLDQRKSTVDPALVTAEEGAKVVKVMQDGSGEFKTITDAIKSIPSGNTKRVIIYIGAGNYNEKIKIEKTKPFVTLYGVPEKMPNLTFGGTAQQYGTVDSATLIVESDYFVAANIMISNTAPRPDPKTPGGQAVALRISGDKAAFYNCKMYGFQDTICDDRNRHFFKDCLIQGTMDYIFGSGKSLYVSTELRTLGDNGITVIVAQARKSETEDNAYSFVHCDVTGTGTGTFLGRAWMSHPRVVFAYSNMSDIVNKLGWSNNNHPEHDKTVRFGEYQNSGPGADPKGRATITKQLSETEVKPYITLAMIEGSKWLLPPPTPKV encoded by the exons ATGGCTTCAAGAACTATATGTTTTACCATTCAAGTGACTCTTGTAGTAGCTTTTCTAACAACAAAGGTTGTTTTATCTGATGACACTGTGCCAATTCCCGCGAACAAAGCACAATTAGGTGAATGGTATAATACTAATGTGGGGCCTTTAGATCAAAGAAAGAGCACCGTGGACCCAGCATTGGTGACTGCTGAAGAAGGCGCTAAGGTTGTAAAGGTGATGCAAGATGGCAGTGGGGAATTCAAGACCATCACTGATGCCATTAAAAGTATACCTAGTGGGAACACTAAGCGTGTAATTATTTACATTGGAGCTGGAAATTATAATgagaaaatcaaaattgagAAGACAAAGCCTTTTGTCACCTTGTATGGGGTACCAGAGAAAATGCCAAACTTGACTTTTGGGGGCACTGCACAACAATATGGCACTGTTGATAGTGCTACATTGATTGTTGAATCAGATTATTTTGTGGCAGCTAACATCATGATCTCG AACACTGCACCGAGACCTGATCCAAAAACGCCAGGAGGTCAAGCAGTGGCATTGCGTATTTCGGGTGACAAAGCAGCATTTTATAATTGCAAGATGTATGGATTCCAGGACACAATTTGCGATGATAGGAATAGACATTTTTTCAAAGACTGCTTAATTCAAGGCACCATGGATTATATTTTTGGAAGTGGGAAGTCACTATATGTG AGTACTGAGTTAAGAACGCTTGGCGACAATGGGATTACTGTTATAGTGGCACAAGCAAGGAAAAGCGAGACAGAGGACAATGCCTACTCATTTGTACATTGTGACGTTACTGGAACTGGGACTGGCACTTTCTTGGGGAGAGCATGGATGTCTCATCCTAGAGTGGTCTTTGCATACAGCAACATGAGTGACATTGTAAATAAATTAGGGTGGAGTAACAACAATCACCCTGAACATGACAA AACTGTTCGTTTTGGAGAGTATCAGAACTCGGGACCTGGTGCAGACCCCAAAGGGCGTGCTACTATAACTAAGCAACTAAGTGAAACGGAGGTTAAACCTTACATAACACTTGCGATGATTGAAGGCTCCAAATGGCTACTTCCTCCTCCAACTCCCAAGGTTTAA